Proteins encoded in a region of the Stieleria neptunia genome:
- a CDS encoding Rpn family recombination-promoting nuclease/putative transposase, whose translation MTIGIDPTVDFACKRLLGSPDHPAITLHFLNAVLGGEPPITTVQILNPIIGKSFDDDKASILDVLATDDHGRFIDIEIQTTLPAGLSERLTYYAASQLVEQLGEGDSYRELRPSIGICILDAILFRASPALHLDFQLRALSGELLTDCLQIHLLELPKYEPDADNGVIADPILQWIHFFRFAATSSADDLRQILPDPVFSEATGVLEMIARNPEEKRFYESRLKMQRDEKARLEAAEERGEAIGRVRVLQSLAGVAESTIEDLRMRSSEELAAMEVALKHQLRERS comes from the coding sequence ATGACGATTGGAATTGATCCGACGGTCGATTTTGCGTGTAAACGACTTTTGGGAAGTCCTGATCATCCGGCGATTACGCTTCATTTTCTCAATGCGGTCTTGGGTGGAGAACCGCCGATCACCACCGTGCAGATCCTGAACCCGATCATCGGCAAAAGCTTTGACGATGACAAAGCTTCGATTCTCGATGTCTTGGCGACCGATGATCACGGACGATTTATCGACATCGAGATCCAGACAACGCTGCCCGCCGGGCTCTCCGAGCGACTGACGTATTACGCGGCCAGCCAGTTGGTCGAACAACTCGGCGAGGGCGACAGCTACCGGGAATTGCGCCCCTCGATCGGAATCTGCATCCTCGATGCGATCCTGTTTCGTGCGTCGCCCGCCCTGCATCTCGACTTCCAACTTCGAGCCCTTAGCGGCGAATTGCTAACCGATTGTCTGCAAATCCACCTTTTAGAGTTGCCGAAGTACGAGCCCGATGCGGATAATGGTGTGATCGCCGATCCGATCCTTCAATGGATTCACTTTTTCCGATTCGCTGCAACCTCGAGTGCCGACGATCTTCGGCAAATACTACCCGATCCGGTCTTTTCTGAAGCGACAGGAGTCTTGGAGATGATTGCCCGAAACCCAGAAGAAAAGCGATTCTACGAATCACGCTTGAAAATGCAGCGTGATGAAAAGGCGCGTCTGGAAGCGGCTGAGGAACGTGGTGAGGCAATTGGCCGGGTGAGAGTGCTTCAATCGCTTGCGGGCGTTGCAGAATCAACGATCGAAGACCTGCGAATGCGTTCATCGGAGGAACTTGCGGCGATGGAAGTCGCGTTGAAACATCAGCTTCGTGAGCGCAGCTAA